In one window of Nakamurella sp. PAMC28650 DNA:
- a CDS encoding lycopene cyclase domain-containing protein codes for MIHYGYTAASVLAVLVAVVVDLLVLRTRILRTKLFWATYGIVIFFQLIVNGVLTGLGIVQYDPRVIVGVRLAYAPLEDLGFGFGLVTLTLILWVRLEQQARRRQRTTAAGTTSTTTTATTSIDRTTHR; via the coding sequence ATGATCCACTACGGCTACACCGCGGCATCCGTGCTGGCCGTTCTGGTCGCCGTCGTGGTCGATCTGCTCGTCCTGCGGACGAGAATTCTGCGGACCAAGCTCTTCTGGGCGACCTACGGGATCGTGATCTTCTTCCAGCTCATCGTCAACGGCGTGCTGACCGGCCTCGGGATCGTCCAGTACGACCCCAGGGTCATCGTCGGCGTCCGGCTGGCGTATGCGCCGCTGGAGGACCTCGGCTTCGGGTTCGGACTCGTCACGCTGACGCTGATCCTGTGGGTACGACTGGAGCAACAGGCCCGCCGCAGGCAACGCACGACGGCTGCGGGCACGACGTCCACCACCACGACGGCCACTACTTCGATCGACAGGACAACGCACAGATGA
- a CDS encoding FAD-dependent oxidoreductase → MSTWFPGRDRRAVRHPARPGAARTTGTPHRVLVAGGGIAGIAAAVGLAERGVEVTLVEPHDQLGGRVRSWPVEQDGEQVTMSRGFHAFFRQYYNLRSLLRRVDPDLDGLTPVPDYPLVMAGGHGDSFATIPRTPPLNLAAFVARSPSFPLRDLVRVNVPAALELLDVDFPATFSHYDGESAAQFLDRLRFPGGARHLALEVFARSFFAHPTQFSAGELVGMFHTYFVGSSEGLLFDVPTDDYDTVFWAPLRRYLQGCGVRVLTGSRVESIDLSTAQEVTVRVEDVDAGRDLVVDAVVLATDLGTTRRLVADAPGPGDQAWRHRIASTSNAPRFAVLRLWFDRLVNPERPAFLGTSGYGLLDNITVLERFEEGAARWSHEHKSSVVELHAYALPDTVDPDDIELQSQLRARLGLVYPETLEAKVVSSQWVVENDCPLIDTSPWVDRPEVITGDPRVLLAGDGIRCDYPVALMERAATTGWLAANDLLGQWGLAGHDLWTVPMKGRVAAIRRVRKLFR, encoded by the coding sequence ATGAGCACCTGGTTCCCCGGCCGCGACCGGCGCGCCGTTCGCCACCCGGCCCGGCCCGGTGCGGCCCGCACCACCGGCACACCACACCGGGTGCTCGTCGCCGGCGGCGGCATCGCCGGTATCGCGGCGGCCGTCGGGCTCGCCGAGCGGGGCGTCGAGGTGACCCTCGTGGAGCCGCACGACCAGCTGGGCGGACGGGTCCGCTCCTGGCCGGTGGAGCAGGACGGCGAGCAGGTCACCATGAGCCGGGGCTTCCACGCCTTCTTCCGTCAGTACTACAACCTGCGTAGCCTGCTGCGCCGGGTCGATCCAGACCTGGACGGACTGACCCCCGTCCCCGACTACCCGCTGGTGATGGCCGGCGGTCACGGCGACTCGTTCGCCACGATCCCGCGCACCCCACCGCTCAATCTCGCGGCATTCGTGGCGCGCAGCCCCAGCTTTCCGCTGCGGGACCTGGTCAGGGTGAACGTTCCGGCGGCACTGGAACTGCTCGACGTCGACTTCCCCGCCACCTTCAGCCACTACGACGGCGAGAGCGCGGCGCAGTTCCTGGATCGGCTCCGCTTTCCCGGCGGGGCAAGGCATCTCGCACTCGAGGTCTTCGCCCGGAGCTTCTTCGCCCACCCCACCCAGTTCTCGGCAGGTGAACTGGTCGGGATGTTCCACACCTACTTCGTCGGGTCGTCGGAGGGCCTGCTGTTCGACGTCCCGACGGACGACTACGACACCGTGTTCTGGGCCCCGCTGCGACGGTATCTGCAGGGCTGCGGTGTCCGGGTGCTGACCGGCAGCCGCGTCGAATCGATCGACCTGTCGACCGCGCAGGAGGTCACCGTGCGCGTCGAGGACGTCGACGCCGGGAGGGATCTGGTGGTCGATGCCGTCGTCCTGGCGACTGACCTCGGCACCACCCGCCGACTGGTGGCCGATGCACCGGGCCCCGGGGATCAGGCCTGGCGACACCGCATCGCCTCGACGTCGAACGCCCCGCGATTCGCGGTGCTGCGTCTGTGGTTCGACCGGTTGGTCAACCCGGAACGTCCGGCGTTCCTGGGTACCAGCGGCTACGGGCTGCTCGACAACATCACCGTGCTCGAACGTTTCGAGGAAGGTGCGGCCCGGTGGTCGCACGAGCACAAGAGCTCGGTGGTGGAGCTGCACGCCTACGCCCTGCCCGACACCGTCGATCCGGACGACATCGAACTGCAGTCCCAGCTCCGGGCGCGACTCGGCCTGGTGTACCCGGAAACGCTGGAGGCCAAGGTGGTGTCGTCGCAGTGGGTGGTCGAGAACGACTGTCCGCTGATCGACACCAGTCCGTGGGTCGACCGACCCGAGGTCATCACCGGGGATCCCCGCGTGCTGCTGGCCGGTGACGGCATCCGCTGCGATTATCCGGTGGCGTTGATGGAACGTGCGGCGACGACCGGATGGCTGGCCGCCAACGACCTGCTCGGCCAGTGGGGCCTGGCCGGGCACGACCTGTGGACCGTACCGATGAAGGGCCGCGTTGCCGCCATCCGCCGGGTGCGCAAGCTGTTCCGCTGA
- a CDS encoding isopenicillin N synthase family oxygenase yields MDLTSDPVVLGPQIDAICSQVGFFQIVGHGIDDEIADRAWGLAREFFDLPLEQRMAVAPPPGHPYGYAPFAAESLGRSLGQPAPPDLKEAFGCGPVDRPTHRFHDADEQSVYAANLWPSALPELEVAWTTYYRAMLGLGGRLMSLFALALQLPPSYFDAMIDRSASAMRAINYPTSATPAVPGQLRAGAHTDYGTLTMLRQDTVGGLEVLDTRGNWVAVPSVPGAFVVNIGDLMARWTNDRWRSTLHRVVEPVEAGGARRQSMPFFHNANWDAAVTCLPSCLTPGTAAIHPPVLAGPHLMAKFRAALV; encoded by the coding sequence GTGGATCTCACGTCCGATCCGGTCGTCCTGGGGCCGCAGATCGACGCGATCTGCTCCCAGGTCGGCTTCTTCCAGATCGTCGGGCATGGCATCGACGACGAGATCGCCGACCGGGCCTGGGGTCTGGCCCGGGAGTTCTTCGATCTTCCGCTGGAGCAGCGGATGGCGGTGGCGCCACCCCCGGGACATCCCTACGGGTACGCACCGTTCGCGGCGGAGTCGCTGGGTCGCTCGCTGGGTCAGCCGGCACCACCGGACCTCAAGGAAGCCTTCGGCTGCGGCCCCGTCGACCGGCCGACCCACCGGTTCCACGATGCCGACGAGCAGTCGGTCTACGCAGCGAACCTGTGGCCGTCCGCCCTTCCGGAGTTGGAGGTCGCCTGGACGACGTACTACCGGGCCATGCTCGGGCTGGGCGGGCGCCTGATGTCGTTGTTCGCACTGGCCCTGCAGCTGCCGCCCAGCTACTTCGACGCGATGATCGACCGGTCCGCCAGTGCCATGCGGGCGATCAACTATCCGACCAGCGCCACGCCGGCCGTGCCGGGGCAGCTCCGGGCCGGCGCGCACACCGACTACGGCACGCTGACCATGCTGCGTCAGGACACGGTCGGCGGTCTCGAGGTTTTGGACACCCGCGGGAACTGGGTGGCGGTGCCGAGTGTGCCGGGAGCATTCGTGGTGAACATCGGAGACCTGATGGCCCGCTGGACCAACGATCGATGGCGATCAACGCTGCACCGCGTGGTCGAGCCGGTGGAGGCCGGCGGGGCGCGCCGGCAGAGCATGCCGTTCTTCCACAACGCGAACTGGGACGCCGCCGTCACCTGCCTGCCGAGCTGCCTGACGCCCGGGACCGCCGCGATCCATCCGCCGGTCCTGGCCGGGCCGCACCTGATGGCCAAATTCCGCGCCGCGCTGGTCTGA
- a CDS encoding lycopene cyclase domain-containing protein, translating into MRDLTYLVVLLACVLGTLPLELLLHARVYRRWHRAVLAIVPVAVVFILWDYFAARAGWWRFDRNYLTGVFAGPLPLEELLFFLVIPVCGLLTFEAVRHLRPQWAAGSVIDESEPLLVDGHR; encoded by the coding sequence GTGCGGGATCTGACCTACCTGGTGGTGTTGCTGGCCTGTGTGCTGGGAACGCTTCCGCTGGAGTTGCTGCTGCATGCCCGCGTCTACCGGCGGTGGCACCGGGCCGTACTGGCCATCGTCCCGGTGGCGGTGGTCTTCATCCTCTGGGACTACTTCGCCGCGCGCGCCGGATGGTGGCGGTTCGACCGCAACTACCTCACGGGTGTGTTCGCCGGCCCACTCCCGTTGGAGGAGTTGCTGTTCTTCCTCGTGATCCCGGTCTGCGGGCTGCTGACGTTCGAGGCCGTCCGGCACCTGCGGCCGCAGTGGGCCGCCGGATCCGTCATCGACGAATCGGAACCGCTGCTCGTCGACGGGCACCGATGA
- a CDS encoding class I SAM-dependent methyltransferase: protein MTSSKGVAGVFDRAADTYDTVGVPWFGPIAAGLVEELDVHPGERVLDVGTGRGALLVPLAVATGPTGRVVGIDLAPRMVALTAQDVHDLPQAEVRVGDATAPGLPAGSLDVVAASLVLFFLPDPVAAVRTWVDLLVTGGRSGVSTFGPQDERWAHVDEIFGPYLAPGLMDARTSGRRGPFASDDGVAQILLDGGLSQVRTVHRDTVARFRDADHLLEFSWSHGQRVMWESVPEQERTRVRDRYLAAADEVADPGGGITFTQVARYTLGVKG, encoded by the coding sequence ATGACCTCTTCGAAAGGCGTCGCCGGGGTATTCGATCGCGCCGCCGACACCTACGACACGGTCGGCGTCCCGTGGTTCGGGCCGATCGCCGCCGGACTCGTCGAGGAACTCGACGTCCACCCGGGCGAGCGGGTCCTGGACGTCGGGACAGGGCGTGGCGCCCTGCTCGTCCCGCTCGCTGTGGCGACCGGCCCGACGGGTCGGGTCGTCGGGATCGACCTTGCACCGCGCATGGTCGCCCTCACCGCGCAGGACGTCCACGACCTGCCTCAGGCGGAGGTCCGCGTCGGGGACGCGACAGCGCCCGGACTGCCGGCCGGTTCACTCGACGTCGTCGCAGCGTCCCTCGTGCTGTTCTTCCTCCCCGATCCGGTGGCCGCCGTGCGTACCTGGGTCGACCTCCTGGTCACCGGCGGGCGATCCGGCGTCTCCACGTTCGGGCCACAGGACGAGCGATGGGCGCACGTCGACGAGATCTTCGGGCCCTACCTCGCCCCGGGTCTGATGGACGCCCGGACCAGTGGCCGTCGTGGACCCTTCGCCTCCGACGACGGGGTGGCGCAGATCCTGCTGGACGGAGGATTGAGCCAGGTGAGGACGGTGCACCGGGACACCGTGGCCCGCTTCCGTGACGCCGACCACCTGCTGGAGTTCTCCTGGTCGCACGGCCAGCGGGTGATGTGGGAGTCGGTGCCGGAACAGGAGCGCACGCGAGTGCGCGACCGGTATCTGGCCGCCGCCGACGAGGTCGCCGACCCGGGCGGCGGGATCACCTTCACCCAGGTCGCCCGGTACACCCTGGGCGTCAAGGGGTGA
- a CDS encoding DUF5914 domain-containing protein encodes MSLEARKSSAASRVQRSVRSRIPLARVPQPTQDRMTPTWRQARPRRISDSLAVSQAQNSGGWFVAGVSADVPAAKSITRTIAGREVVFWRDTDGSLVAGPGACPHLGALLDGCAVADGTLLCRWHGYPLSPRGDRTWSPFRAYDDGVLIWVGLPVDGETPTSRPALPPRPPLDRSLSAVVSIRGICEPQDVIANRLDPWHGAWFHPYSFSHLVVDDKASDKKVLAVDVTFRLGRTWGVPVRAEFFCPDARTIVMLIVEGEGARSVVETHATPVGLDEQGRPITIITEATIAYSPRAGFKVATAMASMIRPAMRKTAKRLWVDDLVYAERRYRLRQRGEFPG; translated from the coding sequence ATGTCGCTCGAGGCGCGTAAGAGCTCCGCCGCCAGCCGCGTCCAGCGTTCGGTCCGCTCGCGCATCCCCCTGGCACGAGTCCCCCAACCGACCCAGGACCGGATGACGCCGACCTGGCGACAAGCAAGGCCCAGGCGCATCTCCGACTCGCTCGCGGTGTCCCAGGCGCAGAATTCCGGCGGTTGGTTCGTGGCCGGCGTTTCCGCCGACGTGCCCGCGGCGAAGTCGATCACCAGGACGATCGCAGGACGTGAAGTCGTCTTCTGGCGGGACACCGACGGATCACTGGTGGCCGGGCCCGGCGCCTGCCCGCACCTCGGGGCCCTGCTGGACGGGTGTGCAGTCGCCGACGGCACGCTGTTGTGCCGATGGCACGGATACCCGTTGTCGCCCAGGGGTGACCGGACGTGGAGTCCGTTCCGCGCGTACGACGACGGCGTGTTGATCTGGGTCGGTCTGCCGGTCGACGGCGAGACCCCGACGTCCCGGCCGGCACTTCCTCCGCGTCCACCTCTGGACAGGTCGCTGTCCGCCGTCGTCAGCATCCGCGGAATCTGCGAACCACAGGACGTGATCGCCAACCGTCTGGACCCGTGGCACGGCGCCTGGTTCCACCCGTACTCGTTCAGCCACCTCGTGGTCGACGACAAGGCCAGTGACAAAAAGGTTCTCGCGGTCGACGTCACGTTCAGACTGGGCCGGACCTGGGGGGTGCCGGTGCGCGCCGAGTTCTTCTGCCCGGACGCCAGGACGATCGTGATGCTGATCGTGGAGGGAGAGGGGGCCAGAAGTGTGGTCGAGACCCACGCCACCCCGGTCGGCCTCGACGAACAGGGCCGGCCGATCACGATCATCACCGAGGCCACCATCGCCTATTCGCCACGTGCCGGGTTTAAGGTCGCCACCGCGATGGCGTCGATGATCCGTCCGGCCATGCGGAAGACCGCAAAGCGGCTCTGGGTCGACGATCTCGTCTACGCCGAGCGCCGGTACCGCCTCCGTCAGCGTGGGGAGTTCCCGGGTTAG